In Candidatus Saccharimonadales bacterium, the genomic window GGAAAATGGCACTGCCAGCGGTACGAGCAACATATCAGATACTACTGCAAGTGGCAGTACATCTGTAAAATTTGGCACCGGCACGGCTATGTACGCTCAGCCGACCGATAGTACGACTGGCATAGCAACGCTACCCGCCGGGGAACAAGCGGCTATTGCCGCTAACGTTGTTACCGGAACGGTCACCTTGTCGACGGGCGGAACCCCTGGCAATCCGTTTATTTATGAGCTGAAAACGGTTGAACGTATTGTTGTCGCCGCATCGTATGTCCGAATCCGCAAATGCAAAGTTGTCGGCGGCCCGCGCGAATCGCAGACGACGACAGATGTCGGGCTTATCCAGTGCACTTCAGGCTCGCTGGTCGGTATAGAAATTGAGGATTGTACGATAGATCCTGTCCATCCAAATGAATATATATCCGGTATCCGCGGCCACCATGTGACACTTCGGCGTAATCGCATCAAAAACGTCACCGACGGTTTTGATATTGTCGGTGTTCCCACGACGACAGCTTCGGCTGAGGTCTACATGTACGGCAATTATATATCCGACCTGGCAGTCTGGATGCCTGACCGCGCCGGCAACCGGCCAAACGCCCATAATGACTGCATGCAGATTCCCGGCTGGGGCGGCGTGTATTGTTACGGCAACCGCTTCTCCTGCAATGCTTCATCGAAACGTGGCTCCGGCTATGATGGCTATCCGCCGCTGACGGGCACCAACAGCTACGCTCCTAGTGCCATCGGCCAGTGTATCGGCGTCACCCAAAATGTCAGTGCCGCCAACCACCCGATCGTTATCGAAGACAATTGGTTCGCTTATGGTGCCACCTGGCTAATTTGGATTAAGGCCGGCAAAACTAACACGAGTGGCGTCGCACATTCAATTAAACGCAACGTAGGAAACTATCCAACGCTTCATCCGGCCGGTGGCACCTCTCGTCCATTTGTGATTGATCCGTCTATCAGCGTACCGGGCATTCCGACTATTACGAATACCCTGGATACGTCAGCCGCCGAGGGCGGCTCAGCAAATGTATATACCGATAATAGTTATGCTCGCTTTTATCGATCGAGCTCATAACATACAGCCATAGCTGTTTCGTCGTTTTTTGATAACAAGCTAAAGCCTATTTTGAGAGAGTCCCTATTTATTATGTGGCGAGAAACTACGTATTGAGTTTGCGATATGCCATGCCTTTACCGCACGTCGCGCGGTAATTTGGGCCGCATCTTTTTTGTATGGGTTAATACCGGTTAGCAAAATTTTACTTATAAGTTTTGCGTATGGAATGCTGTCCGTCTCGGGTTCTCCATCTTCAGGAACAATGATGCCTAAATAATCTCTACGCAGCGTTTTCGGGGCAATAACATCAATCATACGCTCTAGGTGCGCAAGCTGGGCAACAATTGCCACAGGTCGAGCGTCATTCGGACCAAAATATCCACCGTCTTCGCTGAATGTAAAGTTTGTAACCGTATCAATTGAACGGCGCTCAACAGCGATACGCGCAGGATTTACTTTTTGGGAAAGCAATACCTGTTTTATAGAATCAGCTTCAGGCACACCTACGTATACTTCATCAGGAGTATCTTCGGGAGACCAGGCTACGCCTTTGTTTTCTGCAGGAGTTTTATATCCAGTACAAACTAAGTAACCCATTTTACGCTCAAGCTTGTGATCATTATAAAACTCAGCACTATGTTTTGCTCTTGCAATACTATGCTCAGAAAGCCCGTTACCGCTTTCGTCTCTGCCTCGGCCTGGAATTATGACATGTGCTATTTCGTCAATGCTGAGTCCAGGAGTTCCTGGCATGATGTCGTAGGTATTCATTTGTATTGTTGAAAGTAATTAAAATATTGTGTATGCATCAAACTATAAAGTCATGGACGAACATTATTTAAGACACTGACTGATGACGCTTTAGATTGGCAACATTATTGAGGTCACTTATAATCCGACGATTATCTCTGTACTGAGATAGATGCGTTACGACAATGTAATATATAACTTGTCCGCAAACAACGAAAAAGCTTTTCCTATCAGAAAGGATCTTTTTCGAACTATGGATTACTTGCAAAACTTATCTGGTGCGGATGAGAGGACTTGAACCTCCACGCCTTGCGGCACTAGTACCTGAAACTAGCGTGTATACCATTTCACCACATCCGCAGGATTCGGCTAAAGTACAGGGGTAATTGTACTGTACAACTATGTCTGAAGCAAGCAGGCTTACTGCGGTCGCTGATTAGTCTGTTCAATCTCGCGGATTTGCCAGTTATTCACGTTGTTGTATCTGTCGGTATTAGTGTTCAAGACATGCCGTTCCATGCCGTAGACGATACCGTGCGTCAGATACTCATAATGCGGCTGGTACAAGCCGAGCGCTGGAACATCCTGCTGCCAGGCCTGCAGGAATGGTTTATACTTTACGACCCGCAAATCCGGCTCAATACGAGTACGGCCAGCCTCGAGTGAGACATCAGCAGTTTTGGATTTGAATTCTGAAAAATTAAGTCCGCTCGAGCGAACGTCGGTTTGTGAGCCGTGCCAATATACAAAAACGTCTGGATCAACGCCGACAGATATTCCGTACAGTAAGGCATCGTAGTCACGACTAGAAATTGAACGCTGCAGATCCTCGCTGCTTTGCAGGCGAACGATTGGCGCAACGCCTATAGTGCTCCAGGCTTTGACGAGTTGACCAGTTACCATTCGGCTTTCGGCCGTGTCTTGCCCGTAGAGCGAAAAACGCAGTGGAACACCGGCTTTACTGCGCACGCCGTCCTCACCAAGCTTCCAACCGGCAGCATCGAGTCCGGCCGTTGCAGCAGCGACGTCGAAGACTGGCTGTACCTGCGTGTTGTCATAGCCTAGCTGCCCCAGCAGGAACGGGCCGCGTACCGGGTGTGTCGGGTAACTCAAGCTGTCTATAATCGCCTGGACGTCTACTGATTGTACTAAGGCTTTCCGGACGGCAACATCAGCCAGCACTGGATTGCTATGCTTAAAGAACACCATGTTTGCCGCCGACAACATAAAGCTGTTCGAGTTGATACCGTCTTGCTCCACGAGATCTTTCGGCGGATCCATGATACTGGCAGCTGTTAATTCCTGATTTTTGAAGCCTTCACGCAGCTGTTCAGCGTCATGAAAAGCATGGACGACGAAACTTGCCAGTTTGGGCGCACCGCCATGGTAGCCCTGGAATGGCTGCAGCGCGATTTTGGATTGGCGGGTTTCCGGTGATTCACCAGTTACTTCAATATTTTGCCAGGCAAACGGACCAGCACCAACCGGCCTTTCCGTGTTGAAGCTGACTGATCGCATTTCGGACGGCGCAACGTCCTTCAGCAGATGCTTTGGAATAATACCGTTCGTCATGTTATACGGAAATGAGCCGAGTACGCTCGGGAGTGTAAAGCTAACCGTGAGCGGATCGACAACAGCGATAGTAATTCCCTGCCAGCCGCGGTTTAGAACAGAGAGGGCGTCGGGATTTTGTATCATGCCGTACGTAAAGACCACATCTTCGGCGGTCAGCGGTGCACCGTCATGCCAGGTCAGTCCGGGCTTAAGGGTCACCGTATAGGTCTTGCCGCCTGGGTCAACCGTGTAGCCGGCTGCCAGATCGCCGATGAGATTGTTATCGTCGTCGTATTTAAATAATCCGGCAAATATAAGTTTTGATACCGATTCGTCAACCTGGTTGGTGGCATAGAGCGGGTTGGCATTGGTGAAGTCACCTAGTATTCCTTCAGTAAAAATTCCACCAGTTGTCGGCTGTAAAGTTTGAAAATAACCATCAAGTGCCCGTATCTGCCCGACAAGTGCGGCACAGAGCAAGGCTACAAGCACCAGCCAGCCAGCGACAAATCTGCGCACTGCAACTAAGCGGTCAAGCCGTTTGAAGAAGAAGCGCTCTGAAGCATGCTCAGCACGGGCACTGAGGCTTTCCACCTGAGTGCGCCGTTTGCGGAACTTGCGCCGAAAGAAAATCTTGGAATCGTGTAGCATAGTGTATTTTACGCAAGGATACTAAATAGCAGTGACAATGTGAACAGTAGTCCGGTAATGACCGTTAACTGGAAAATTGTCTTGTCGGTGCCGCGCCGCGTCGTATTTACTTCAGCCGATCCACCGATACCGGCACCAAGGCTAGCACCGCGTGTTTGCACTAGGATTAAGATTGTCATAAGTACCGTTGAACCGATTGTTACGTAATTCCAAATAGTCATTCTATCCCCTTATTTTCTTTCTTCTAGAATTGCTGTTACTAGATAGTTTACAAGCCCGATTATCATCCCGGCAAGTATTGCAGCCCAAAAATTAGTTATTTCGAGCGGCGCATACAGTTTACTGACCAGAAATACCATCAAACCGTTGACGACAATCATGAATAATCCAAGTGTTAAAAGGATAGCAGGAAGCGACAATATCACCACGATTGGCTTAATGATGACATTGACAATCGCCAGAAGTAATCCAGCGATAATAATCACGAAGACGCGGTCTTGGTAATCAATACTATTGCTCAGCAAGCCTGCGGCGATCCAGAGGCCCAGACTTGATACCAGCCAGCGGATCAAAAATCGGTAAAATGGCCGTTTCATTACTGTTTATTGTAGCATGCAGGACATGCATTCAGATATCAGATTACATAAGCGTTTTAGGTAATCGGGCACTCAGGACCGTGGCACCGTCCGCTGTAATCAGAACGTCGTCTTCCAAACGCACGCCGATTCCTTCGGCTGGGATATATATACCGGGCTCATTGGTCAGGACCATGCCCGGTTCGAGCGGCTTGGTGTAATCACCGACATCATGGACGTCTAGGCCCAGGAAATGCGACGTGGAGTGTGGAAAATAGGTACGGATTGATTCGCGGTCTACCGTTTTGATAAGCTGCAGTTTTTGTAGAGTCTGCCCCATATACTTTTCAACGGCTGCTTCATACTCCTTGAGTAGGGTACCGGGCTTGAGCAACGTTAGAGCGTATGTCTGGACGTCTAGCACGGCCGCAAACACTTCTTGCTGACGCGCCGTGGGGGTACCGTAGACTTTGGTGCGGGTTATATCTGCAGCATAGTGACTGACTTCGGCGCCGACGTCCAGTATAACCAGCGAATTAGCCTGCAGAGCGCCGTTATTTGCGACGTTATGCAGCGTGCAAGCCCGCTTACCCCCGGCGATAATCGGCGCAAATGCATGGCCACTAGCTCCGCGGAACCGGAATTCTCGTCCAAGATCGGCTTCGATTTCATATTCGTTGTGGTAGCCGCCGAAACGGGCTGGTTCCGTCAACAGCAATAAACTATCGATGGTCGTATCAATAGCGGACTGTAAAGCCTCTAGCTCGGCGGGCTGTTTGATGCTACGCAGTGTTGCCAGTTCGGCGCGGATATCAATAAAATTAATGTCTTTGACATGCTGGCGCAGCCGGTCAGCCAGGCCGAGGCGTGCTGGATTGGTGTACATACCGTATTGCTCAATGTATGCGGCTGGCGCTACCGGAGTTGCCACTGACTTTGACTTCGTGACATCAGCTGCCAGCTTCGACCAGCCAGTGTCAGCATCAAGCACCGTCTTAATACCCGAAATCCGCGTTAGCTCAGCCGCATCGACGGCTCCATCAAAGGCTTCCCGGCTGGCGCTGCGTCCGGGTACAATTAAATATTCCTGGCCGTCATGCATGACGAGCATAAGATCAGGCTCGGAAATGCCCGTCAAATACCAGAAGCTACTATCCTGCTGAAACGGAAATGTATTGTCGGCATTCCGCTGCAACAAACCATTAGCCGTTACGACGATTGGAACAGCATTCTGAACTGCATCACGCAGACGCTGCCGGTTACCGGCAAAAAATTCTGCTGTAAATAATAGATTAGTGTTCATAGTCATTAATTTTCAAGTATATCAAAAAGCCAGCGGTTATGACTGGGCTGACTTTATCGGCAGCAAATACTTACGGAGCTCGGCTGCCCTTTTATCGCCGAGACAGACAGCGAGTTCGGTCGGAGAGGCCTCGGCAATGCCCTTCATACTGCCGAATGTTTTAAGCAGTTTTTTGCGGGTGGCTGGCCCGAAGCCTGGTATATCGTCCAGCATGCTAGCTGTCTGACGCTTTGACTTAAGCACGCTGTGATAGCTGACTGCAAAGCGGTGCGACTCATCGCGGATACGCTGCAGCAATTTTACGAGGTTTGTATTGTGCGGCAGATTAACGAGCGTGAAATCCTCGCTGACGGTACTAAAACCGCCGAGTTTATGCAGATACTCCGTGCTAAGCGTGACATTACTGAAATTATGCTTGATGACAATCTGCTCTTCACGCTTGGCGAGGCCAATCATCGGAATGTCTTGGCAGCTTGGGATAGCTGTCACAGCGCCGTTATCGTCAACTGGACCAGCTTTGCAGGCTTCGTCACGGGCGCGGGTGGCTGCATCGAGCTGCCCTTTGCCTCCATCGACCAGTATCAAGCTCGGCTTGCCCCAGGCTTTCAGATTTTTCTCTGATAGTCTGCGGCTGAGCGTCTCGTGCATGTTAGCAAAATCATTGTTATGGTCCTTTTTGGTTTTGAATTTGCGATACTCTGCTTTGTCACTGGCACCATTTGTGAATACAACCATGCTGGCGACAACATCCGTACCGGACATATGAGAGATATCGTAACCTTCGATGCGCTGCGGAAACCGCGCCAGCCCGAGGAGCTCGACCAGTTCGTTGAGCGCGTGGTCTTTGCTGATATCCATAAACTCTTTATCACTGAAAATGACCTGCTTGTTGAGGTTTTGCAACGCCGTCAGCCGGTTGCGAAGCTGCGCTGCCTGCTCAAAATCCTGTGCTTTGGCAGCTGTCTTCATATCCTTTTCGAGTTCACGGATGATTGTAACCCGTTTGCCTTCGATATAGGCCATCAGCCGACGCAGATTTGCCCGGTAATCCTCCAGCGTTGTCCGGCCTTCCTCGAGGCCGGGATCCAGTCCAAGGTGATACTGCAGCGTGGCCCGTTTTTGACCAGTCGATTGCTTGGTGGCATAGGGGAAAATGCGGCGCAGCAGCTTGAGCGCGACGCGGACACTGGATAGCGATGGATATGGCCCAAAGTAACGGGCACCGTCATCGAGCGGCCGGCGGGTGGTACTTACCGTTGGATAGCTAGCATCATAATCAATCCTGATGTAGGCCATGGCTTTGTCGTCGCGCAGCAAGATGTTGTACTTCGGCATATAGCGCCGAATCATTTCTGCTTCGAGAAACAAGGCTTCAATTTCGGATTCCACGACCATCCAGTCGGTATCAGCTATTTCACTCACTAATACATCTGTTTTGACATCACGGAGGCGCGACTTCTGGAAATACTGACGGACGCGGTTACGCAGGACGGCGGCTTTTCCGATATAAATAATACTTCCGCTGGCGTCTTTGTGGAAGTAGACGCCCGGCTGTTTGGGAAGATCCTGCAGTTTCGT contains:
- a CDS encoding ElyC/SanA/YdcF family protein; translated protein: MNTYDIMPGTPGLSIDEIAHVIIPGRGRDESGNGLSEHSIARAKHSAEFYNDHKLERKMGYLVCTGYKTPAENKGVAWSPEDTPDEVYVGVPEADSIKQVLLSQKVNPARIAVERRSIDTVTNFTFSEDGGYFGPNDARPVAIVAQLAHLERMIDVIAPKTLRRDYLGIIVPEDGEPETDSIPYAKLISKILLTGINPYKKDAAQITARRAVKAWHIANSIRSFSPHNK
- a CDS encoding Xaa-Pro peptidase family protein, translating into MTMNTNLLFTAEFFAGNRQRLRDAVQNAVPIVVTANGLLQRNADNTFPFQQDSSFWYLTGISEPDLMLVMHDGQEYLIVPGRSASREAFDGAVDAAELTRISGIKTVLDADTGWSKLAADVTKSKSVATPVAPAAYIEQYGMYTNPARLGLADRLRQHVKDINFIDIRAELATLRSIKQPAELEALQSAIDTTIDSLLLLTEPARFGGYHNEYEIEADLGREFRFRGASGHAFAPIIAGGKRACTLHNVANNGALQANSLVILDVGAEVSHYAADITRTKVYGTPTARQQEVFAAVLDVQTYALTLLKPGTLLKEYEAAVEKYMGQTLQKLQLIKTVDRESIRTYFPHSTSHFLGLDVHDVGDYTKPLEPGMVLTNEPGIYIPAEGIGVRLEDDVLITADGATVLSARLPKTLM
- a CDS encoding phage holin family protein — encoded protein: MKRPFYRFLIRWLVSSLGLWIAAGLLSNSIDYQDRVFVIIIAGLLLAIVNVIIKPIVVILSLPAILLTLGLFMIVVNGLMVFLVSKLYAPLEITNFWAAILAGMIIGLVNYLVTAILEERK
- a CDS encoding excinuclease ABC subunit UvrC; translation: MHIQISSALETKLQDLPKQPGVYFHKDASGSIIYIGKAAVLRNRVRQYFQKSRLRDVKTDVLVSEIADTDWMVVESEIEALFLEAEMIRRYMPKYNILLRDDKAMAYIRIDYDASYPTVSTTRRPLDDGARYFGPYPSLSSVRVALKLLRRIFPYATKQSTGQKRATLQYHLGLDPGLEEGRTTLEDYRANLRRLMAYIEGKRVTIIRELEKDMKTAAKAQDFEQAAQLRNRLTALQNLNKQVIFSDKEFMDISKDHALNELVELLGLARFPQRIEGYDISHMSGTDVVASMVVFTNGASDKAEYRKFKTKKDHNNDFANMHETLSRRLSEKNLKAWGKPSLILVDGGKGQLDAATRARDEACKAGPVDDNGAVTAIPSCQDIPMIGLAKREEQIVIKHNFSNVTLSTEYLHKLGGFSTVSEDFTLVNLPHNTNLVKLLQRIRDESHRFAVSYHSVLKSKRQTASMLDDIPGFGPATRKKLLKTFGSMKGIAEASPTELAVCLGDKRAAELRKYLLPIKSAQS
- a CDS encoding preprotein translocase subunit SecG, with protein sequence MTIWNYVTIGSTVLMTILILVQTRGASLGAGIGGSAEVNTTRRGTDKTIFQLTVITGLLFTLSLLFSILA
- a CDS encoding peptide ABC transporter substrate-binding protein, encoding MLHDSKIFFRRKFRKRRTQVESLSARAEHASERFFFKRLDRLVAVRRFVAGWLVLVALLCAALVGQIRALDGYFQTLQPTTGGIFTEGILGDFTNANPLYATNQVDESVSKLIFAGLFKYDDDNNLIGDLAAGYTVDPGGKTYTVTLKPGLTWHDGAPLTAEDVVFTYGMIQNPDALSVLNRGWQGITIAVVDPLTVSFTLPSVLGSFPYNMTNGIIPKHLLKDVAPSEMRSVSFNTERPVGAGPFAWQNIEVTGESPETRQSKIALQPFQGYHGGAPKLASFVVHAFHDAEQLREGFKNQELTAASIMDPPKDLVEQDGINSNSFMLSAANMVFFKHSNPVLADVAVRKALVQSVDVQAIIDSLSYPTHPVRGPFLLGQLGYDNTQVQPVFDVAAATAGLDAAGWKLGEDGVRSKAGVPLRFSLYGQDTAESRMVTGQLVKAWSTIGVAPIVRLQSSEDLQRSISSRDYDALLYGISVGVDPDVFVYWHGSQTDVRSSGLNFSEFKSKTADVSLEAGRTRIEPDLRVVKYKPFLQAWQQDVPALGLYQPHYEYLTHGIVYGMERHVLNTNTDRYNNVNNWQIREIEQTNQRPQ